The Streptomyces sp. CC0208 genome window below encodes:
- a CDS encoding GNAT family N-acetyltransferase: MTGTFPNISISTERLVLRPLDEDDVPALAEMMNDEQVGAWTDVPQPYSEDQARGWITQYAPAERESGRGINFAVTEFLTQRLVGVVQLAKTNWHVRSTELSYIIAPWARGEGYASEAALATAQWLFTDQKFERIELRTAADNTASQQVAQKIGCISEGVLRGACIAHVRADDGTWSDVRTDFIVWSLLPEDLDGAGDRLADTDGFTTYSDWN; this comes from the coding sequence ATGACTGGCACCTTCCCCAACATCTCCATCAGCACGGAGCGGTTGGTGCTGCGCCCCCTGGACGAGGACGACGTGCCCGCGCTGGCCGAGATGATGAACGACGAGCAGGTGGGGGCCTGGACCGACGTGCCCCAGCCCTACAGCGAGGACCAGGCGCGCGGCTGGATCACGCAGTACGCGCCGGCCGAGCGGGAGTCCGGTCGTGGCATCAACTTCGCCGTCACCGAGTTCCTCACCCAGCGCCTGGTCGGCGTCGTCCAGCTCGCGAAGACCAACTGGCACGTCCGTTCCACGGAGTTGTCGTACATCATCGCCCCCTGGGCCCGCGGCGAGGGCTACGCCTCCGAGGCCGCGCTCGCCACCGCCCAGTGGCTGTTCACCGACCAGAAGTTCGAGCGGATCGAGCTGCGCACGGCGGCCGACAACACCGCCTCCCAGCAGGTCGCGCAGAAGATCGGCTGTATCAGCGAAGGTGTCCTGCGAGGCGCCTGTATAGCGCACGTCCGCGCCGACGACGGCACCTGGAGCGACGTCCGCACCGACTTCATCGTGTGGAGCCTGCTGCCCGAGGACCTCGACGGAGCGGGCGACCGGCTGGCCGACACGGACGGCTTCACGACCTACTCCGACTGGAACTGA
- the cobT gene encoding nicotinate-nucleotide--dimethylbenzimidazole phosphoribosyltransferase: protein MTDTGQVPGEGLPENAGMVEQPGVPAPAAYAYLSETTAEDEDLLLLPGAQSPWGNEVAPPAPEPVVETVHEPGPHEMSGRDSGAHDLSAVRTPQVQAPTVPIPPITPRRPLHLGPPIPDASASPVRSLADRGPAGAPVRQPAAPGPGPEYYEAPQPQGAVPWGAPAQAAVQMPVSTVTPAAETVVPAPEPEPVGGESEGAEYEAAVAPVPDAGPVAEAAYAPEPSQAPVAEAGQVLADGSGADGAQSQVPGDGSLPDEVQPGPVAGADAAVTTEDAVAPHEAASVIDEAQAAEQAPVPEAVPVVEAPAAAVETEATMPVAEAVVSEPVVSEPVLAETEIAGAEQAAEEQEAVAAVAPPEAVVPEAVAPEMVTAEDLPQEPVVAPDAAQEAVAVATPDDPETVPLEVPAEAEPAPQHADAVTAPTEDLPALAEDDSAAETFEPLPADASEPLPAEAYEPLPVEEAVPVEQAAPAPEQAQEAVPAAQAASTGEPQPPHVAPAAPDLVQSVPQDPAQDPAPQDPVQEAPEPVAADAADTDVQPVDPTVAADGVQQSEPAAPAEFPPTPDQAPQGPATQPFAAGLPDAQHQFAAPGTAEADVVLPAGVPLEPQPGQPLGEFVPVEGTVPTTPHLAPTPPHPLSLPTDDTPQAAVPAPRDAVVGPQLAQQADDLDTRAADQEDQQDQEVSTAPVAEARQSTGPAAPAYDDAEREAVLKVMRERRDIRNGFRSDPIPHEVLLRVLEAAHTAPSVGHSQPWDFVVIRSAETRAAMQDLAQRQREAYAKSLPKGRAKQFKELKIEAILETPVNIVVTADPTRGGRHTLGRHTQPQMAPYSAALAVENLWLAARAEGLGVGWVSFFDEREMVRALGLPEHLEVIAYLCVGYVDEFPDEPELMQAGWSKRRPLSWVVHEETYGRRALPGEEPHDLLGETVAQIRPLDAKALGEAWERQKRMTKPAGALGMLEIISAQLSGLSRQCPPPIPEPAAVAIFAGDHGVHAQGVTPWPQEVTAQMVANFLGGGAVCNAFAGQVGAEVCVVDVGVASELPATPGLLPRKIRAGTSDMTTGPAMTREEAKQAIEVGIETARDLVAAGNKALLTGEMGIANTTASAALISVFTGTDPAEVTGRGTGINDETLARKTEVVRRAIEVHQPDPADPIGVLAAIGGFEHAAMVGLLLGGASLRTPVILDGVSAGAAALVARAIAPEVLAACIAGHRSAEPGHVAALNKLGLRPLVDLDLRLGEGTGALLALPLVQSTARAMHEVATFDSAGVTEK from the coding sequence ATGACCGACACCGGCCAGGTTCCGGGCGAGGGACTGCCGGAGAACGCAGGCATGGTGGAACAGCCCGGCGTTCCCGCGCCGGCTGCGTACGCCTACCTCTCCGAGACCACCGCCGAGGACGAAGACCTGTTGCTGCTGCCGGGCGCCCAGAGCCCCTGGGGCAACGAGGTCGCCCCGCCCGCCCCGGAGCCGGTCGTCGAGACCGTCCACGAGCCGGGCCCGCACGAGATGTCCGGCCGCGACAGCGGAGCGCACGATCTGAGCGCGGTCCGTACACCCCAGGTGCAGGCGCCTACGGTGCCGATCCCGCCCATCACGCCCCGCCGGCCGCTGCACCTCGGGCCGCCGATCCCCGACGCCTCCGCGAGCCCGGTCCGCTCCCTCGCCGACCGCGGCCCCGCGGGCGCGCCGGTACGGCAGCCGGCCGCGCCCGGCCCCGGCCCCGAGTACTACGAAGCCCCGCAGCCGCAGGGCGCGGTCCCGTGGGGTGCTCCGGCCCAGGCCGCCGTTCAGATGCCGGTGAGTACGGTGACCCCGGCTGCCGAAACGGTTGTTCCGGCGCCGGAACCGGAACCGGTGGGCGGGGAGTCGGAAGGCGCTGAGTACGAGGCTGCGGTGGCTCCGGTGCCGGATGCCGGGCCGGTCGCCGAGGCCGCGTACGCGCCGGAGCCGTCGCAGGCTCCGGTGGCGGAAGCGGGCCAGGTCCTGGCCGACGGTTCCGGGGCGGACGGAGCTCAGTCACAGGTGCCGGGAGACGGTTCCCTGCCCGACGAGGTTCAGCCCGGTCCCGTTGCCGGCGCGGACGCTGCGGTCACCACGGAGGACGCGGTCGCCCCCCATGAGGCCGCTTCGGTGATCGACGAGGCCCAGGCGGCCGAGCAGGCGCCCGTGCCCGAGGCCGTGCCCGTCGTGGAGGCCCCCGCTGCGGCGGTTGAGACCGAGGCCACCATGCCGGTCGCCGAGGCCGTCGTGTCTGAGCCCGTGGTGTCCGAGCCCGTCCTGGCCGAGACGGAGATCGCCGGAGCCGAGCAGGCAGCGGAGGAACAGGAGGCGGTGGCCGCTGTTGCCCCGCCGGAAGCAGTCGTCCCGGAAGCGGTCGCCCCGGAAATGGTGACGGCCGAGGACCTGCCCCAGGAACCGGTGGTCGCTCCCGACGCGGCCCAGGAAGCCGTCGCCGTGGCCACCCCGGACGACCCCGAAACCGTACCCCTCGAGGTACCGGCGGAGGCGGAACCGGCCCCGCAGCACGCGGACGCCGTCACCGCACCGACCGAAGACCTCCCCGCACTCGCGGAGGACGACTCGGCCGCCGAGACTTTCGAGCCGCTCCCCGCGGACGCTTCCGAACCGCTCCCCGCCGAGGCCTACGAGCCCCTCCCCGTCGAGGAGGCGGTGCCCGTCGAGCAGGCGGCACCGGCGCCCGAGCAGGCCCAGGAGGCCGTCCCCGCCGCCCAGGCCGCGTCCACCGGGGAGCCGCAGCCGCCCCACGTCGCACCCGCCGCCCCGGACCTCGTCCAGAGCGTCCCGCAGGACCCCGCCCAGGACCCCGCCCCGCAGGACCCCGTCCAGGAAGCGCCGGAGCCCGTCGCGGCGGACGCGGCCGACACCGACGTACAGCCGGTGGACCCGACGGTTGCGGCGGACGGAGTCCAGCAGTCGGAGCCCGCCGCGCCGGCGGAGTTCCCGCCCACCCCGGACCAGGCGCCGCAGGGCCCGGCGACCCAGCCGTTCGCGGCCGGACTCCCCGACGCGCAGCACCAGTTCGCGGCCCCCGGTACCGCCGAGGCGGACGTCGTCCTGCCCGCGGGAGTTCCCCTGGAACCCCAACCGGGTCAGCCCCTCGGTGAGTTCGTGCCGGTGGAGGGAACGGTGCCGACCACCCCGCACCTCGCGCCGACCCCGCCCCACCCCCTGTCACTCCCCACGGACGACACCCCGCAAGCCGCGGTCCCGGCCCCGCGCGACGCGGTCGTCGGCCCCCAACTCGCCCAGCAGGCGGACGACCTGGACACCCGGGCGGCCGATCAGGAAGACCAGCAAGACCAGGAAGTGAGCACGGCCCCCGTGGCAGAAGCACGACAGTCCACGGGCCCCGCCGCGCCCGCCTACGACGACGCCGAGCGCGAGGCCGTCCTCAAGGTCATGCGGGAGCGCCGCGACATCCGCAACGGCTTCCGCAGCGACCCGATCCCGCACGAGGTGCTGCTCCGCGTCCTGGAGGCCGCCCACACCGCGCCCTCCGTCGGCCACTCGCAGCCGTGGGACTTCGTCGTCATCCGCTCCGCCGAGACGCGCGCGGCGATGCAGGACCTGGCCCAGCGTCAGCGCGAGGCGTACGCCAAGTCGCTGCCCAAGGGCCGCGCCAAGCAGTTCAAGGAACTGAAGATCGAGGCCATCCTCGAGACCCCGGTGAACATCGTCGTCACCGCCGACCCCACCCGCGGCGGCCGCCACACCCTCGGCCGGCACACCCAGCCGCAGATGGCCCCGTACTCCGCCGCGCTCGCCGTGGAGAACCTGTGGCTCGCCGCCCGCGCCGAGGGCCTCGGCGTCGGGTGGGTCAGCTTCTTCGACGAGCGCGAGATGGTCCGTGCGCTGGGACTCCCGGAGCACCTGGAGGTCATCGCCTACCTGTGCGTGGGGTACGTCGACGAGTTCCCGGACGAGCCCGAGCTGATGCAGGCCGGCTGGTCCAAGCGCCGCCCGCTGTCCTGGGTCGTGCACGAGGAGACGTACGGCCGTCGCGCCCTGCCCGGCGAGGAGCCGCACGACCTGCTCGGCGAGACCGTCGCCCAGATCCGCCCGCTGGACGCCAAGGCGCTCGGCGAGGCCTGGGAGCGGCAGAAGCGGATGACCAAGCCGGCCGGTGCGCTCGGCATGCTGGAGATCATCTCCGCCCAGCTGTCCGGGCTGTCCCGGCAGTGCCCGCCGCCGATCCCGGAGCCCGCGGCCGTCGCGATCTTCGCCGGTGACCACGGCGTGCACGCCCAGGGCGTCACCCCCTGGCCGCAGGAGGTGACGGCCCAGATGGTCGCCAACTTCCTCGGCGGCGGCGCGGTCTGCAACGCCTTCGCCGGCCAGGTCGGCGCCGAGGTGTGCGTGGTCGACGTCGGCGTGGCATCCGAACTCCCGGCCACCCCCGGCCTGTTGCCCCGCAAGATCCGGGCCGGCACGTCCGACATGACCACCGGCCCCGCGATGACCCGCGAGGAGGCCAAGCAGGCCATCGAGGTCGGCATCGAGACCGCGCGCGACCTGGTCGCGGCCGGCAACAAGGCGCTCCTCACCGGTGAGATGGGCATCGCGAACACCACCGCGTCCGCCGCCCTCATCTCGGTCTTCACGGGCACCGACCCCGCCGAGGTCACCGGCCGCGGCACCGGCATCAACGACGAGACCCTGGCCCGCAAGACCGAGGTCGTGCGCCGCGCGATCGAAGTCCACCAGCCGGACCCCGCCGACCCGATCGGCGTCCTGGCGGCGATCGGCGGCTTCGAACACGCGGCGATGGTGGGCCTGCTGCTCGGCGGGGCCTCCCTGCGCACGCCGGTCATCCTCGACGGCGTCAGCGCGGGCGCAGCCGCCCTGGTGGCCCGCGCGATCGCCCCGGAGGTCCTCGCGGCCTGCATCGCGGGCCACCGCAGCGCCGAACCGGGCCACGTGGCCGCCCTGAACAAGCTCGGCCTGCGCCCCCTGGTCGACCTCGACCTGCGTCTCGGCGAGGGCACGGGCGCCCTGCTGGCCCTGCCGCTGGTCCAGAGCACGGCGCGGGCCATGCACGAGGTCGCCACGTTCGACTCGGCGGGTGTCACCGAGAAGTGA
- the cobA gene encoding uroporphyrinogen-III C-methyltransferase, which yields MAEHPAYPVGLRLTGRRVVVLGGGQVAQRRLPALIAAGADVLLVSPEATPSVEAMADAGEIAWEKRTYHEGDLADAWYALIATSDTEANTRASAEGERHRVWCVRSDDADAATAWTPATGHSEGVTVAVLTTNAKGRDPRHTAAVRDAVVEGLRDGTLVAPHHRTRTPGVALVGGGPGDPDLITVRGRRLLAEADVVIADRLGPRDLLAELPPHVEVIDAAKIPYGRFMAQEAINNALIEHAKQGRSVVRLKGGDPYVFGRGMEELHALAEAGIPCTVVPGISSSISVPGAAGIPVTHRGVAHEFTVVSGHVAPDDERSLVDWPSLAKLTGTLVILMGVDKIGRIAETLVAHGKSPDTPVALVQEGTTAAQRRVDATLATVGEVVVAEDVKPPAVIVVGEVVAVGPRVSEPSE from the coding sequence ATGGCCGAACACCCCGCCTACCCCGTAGGCCTCCGCCTCACCGGCCGCAGGGTCGTCGTCCTCGGCGGCGGCCAGGTCGCCCAGCGCCGGCTGCCCGCTCTCATCGCGGCGGGCGCGGACGTCCTGCTGGTGTCCCCCGAGGCCACCCCCTCGGTGGAGGCGATGGCCGACGCGGGCGAGATCGCCTGGGAGAAGCGCACCTACCACGAGGGCGACCTCGCGGACGCCTGGTACGCCCTCATCGCCACCAGTGACACGGAAGCCAACACGCGGGCCTCCGCCGAAGGCGAGCGCCACCGCGTCTGGTGCGTCCGCTCCGACGACGCCGACGCCGCCACCGCCTGGACCCCGGCGACGGGACACAGCGAGGGCGTCACGGTCGCCGTGCTCACGACCAACGCGAAGGGACGCGACCCCCGCCACACGGCGGCCGTCCGGGACGCGGTCGTCGAGGGCCTGCGCGACGGCACCCTCGTCGCCCCCCACCACCGCACCCGCACCCCCGGCGTCGCCCTCGTCGGCGGCGGCCCCGGCGACCCCGACCTGATCACGGTCCGCGGCCGCCGCCTCCTCGCCGAGGCCGACGTCGTGATCGCCGACCGCCTCGGGCCCCGCGACCTCCTCGCCGAACTCCCGCCGCACGTCGAGGTGATCGACGCGGCGAAGATCCCGTACGGCCGTTTCATGGCTCAGGAGGCCATCAACAACGCCCTGATCGAGCACGCCAAGCAGGGCAGGTCGGTCGTACGGCTCAAGGGCGGGGACCCCTACGTCTTCGGCCGCGGCATGGAGGAGCTGCACGCCCTCGCCGAGGCCGGCATCCCCTGCACGGTCGTGCCCGGCATCTCCAGCTCGATCTCGGTCCCGGGCGCGGCCGGCATCCCGGTCACCCACCGGGGTGTGGCCCACGAGTTCACGGTGGTCAGCGGCCATGTGGCGCCGGACGACGAACGCTCCCTGGTCGACTGGCCCTCGCTCGCCAAGCTCACCGGCACCCTGGTGATCCTCATGGGCGTCGACAAGATCGGCCGGATCGCCGAGACCCTGGTCGCCCACGGCAAGTCGCCCGACACCCCGGTCGCCCTGGTCCAGGAGGGCACGACGGCCGCCCAGCGCCGGGTCGACGCCACCCTGGCGACGGTCGGCGAGGTGGTCGTCGCCGAGGACGTGAAGCCCCCGGCCGTCATCGTCGTCGGCGAGGTCGTCGCCGTAGGACCGCGGGTGTCGGAGCCCTCGGAGTAA
- the cbiE gene encoding precorrin-6y C5,15-methyltransferase (decarboxylating) subunit CbiE produces the protein MADRVTVIGWDGSPLTAAARSALGAATLVAGAAHHLALPEVPPAAERIRLGSVALAARRITGHRGTAVVLADGDPGFFGVVRTLRAPEFGLEVEVVPGVSSVAAAFARAGMPWDDAQVVVAHRRTLRRAVNVCRAHPKVAVLTSPGAGPAELGLLMEGVHRTFVICEELGTDREQVTVVTSDKAADHTWRDPNLVIVIGGTAAVTEDGGWIAGRDPAAAPRGWTLPAEAYGGLMGEGELEPLRAAQLARLGPRVGDLVWDIGCGSGAFATEAARAGAAVIAVDRDLRACERTEANARAFGLQVQIVPGIAPHVLENLPEPDVVRVGGGGVAVVSAVADRRPQRIVAHAATRDEAELVGRDLTEHGYRVECALLQSVELDTRAWTETERSVAFLLSGVLPDRTA, from the coding sequence ATGGCCGACCGGGTCACGGTGATCGGCTGGGACGGCTCGCCGCTGACCGCCGCGGCACGCTCCGCCCTCGGCGCCGCCACGCTGGTCGCGGGCGCCGCCCACCACCTCGCACTGCCCGAGGTCCCCCCCGCCGCCGAACGCATCCGCCTCGGCAGCGTGGCCCTCGCCGCCCGCCGTATCACCGGCCACCGCGGCACCGCGGTCGTGCTAGCGGACGGCGATCCCGGATTCTTCGGAGTCGTACGGACCCTGCGCGCACCCGAGTTCGGTTTGGAGGTCGAGGTCGTCCCCGGCGTGTCCTCGGTCGCCGCCGCCTTCGCGCGGGCCGGTATGCCCTGGGACGACGCCCAGGTGGTCGTCGCCCACCGGCGCACCCTGCGCCGCGCGGTGAACGTGTGCCGGGCCCACCCCAAGGTCGCCGTCCTCACCTCGCCCGGCGCCGGACCCGCCGAACTCGGCCTGCTGATGGAGGGCGTCCACCGCACCTTCGTCATCTGCGAGGAACTGGGCACCGACCGCGAACAGGTCACCGTCGTCACCTCCGACAAGGCCGCCGACCACACCTGGCGCGACCCCAACCTCGTCATCGTCATCGGCGGCACGGCCGCCGTCACGGAGGACGGCGGCTGGATCGCGGGCCGCGACCCGGCCGCCGCGCCCCGCGGCTGGACCCTGCCTGCCGAGGCCTACGGCGGCCTCATGGGCGAAGGGGAACTGGAGCCGCTCCGCGCGGCCCAACTCGCCCGACTGGGACCGCGCGTCGGTGACCTCGTGTGGGACATCGGCTGCGGCAGCGGCGCCTTCGCCACCGAGGCCGCCCGGGCCGGGGCCGCCGTCATCGCCGTCGACCGCGACCTGAGAGCCTGCGAGCGCACCGAGGCCAACGCCCGCGCTTTCGGACTCCAGGTCCAGATCGTCCCCGGCATCGCCCCGCACGTCCTGGAGAACCTGCCCGAACCGGATGTCGTCCGCGTCGGCGGCGGGGGAGTGGCCGTCGTCTCCGCGGTCGCCGACCGGCGTCCGCAGCGCATCGTCGCCCACGCGGCCACCCGCGACGAGGCCGAACTCGTCGGCCGGGACCTCACCGAGCACGGCTACCGCGTCGAGTGCGCCCTCCTCCAGTCCGTCGAACTCGACACCCGGGCCTGGACGGAGACGGAACGGAGTGTCGCGTTCCTGCTCAGCGGGGTCCTGCCGGACCGCACGGCCTGA
- a CDS encoding HAD family hydrolase → MKIQAEALLFDNDGTLVSSLESVHRCWTRWAAEFGITAEAFAQVELHGRPAVEIAADLLPADVVPRALARIEELEVEDVPNGGVHLLPGTAAFLDSLSSPNFSATLEARGTPIRWAVVTSATRRLAEARLDAVGILPKTLVAADDVTRGKPDPEPYLLAARELGVDPSRCVVFEDAPAGLRAGRAAGMTTVALTTTHQAHELDADLVVENLSALSALVTAKNVEISVRS, encoded by the coding sequence ATGAAGATCCAGGCCGAAGCCCTCCTGTTCGACAACGACGGAACCCTCGTCTCCTCCCTCGAATCCGTCCACCGCTGCTGGACGCGCTGGGCGGCGGAGTTCGGCATCACCGCGGAGGCGTTCGCACAGGTCGAACTGCACGGGCGCCCGGCCGTCGAGATAGCAGCGGACCTGCTCCCCGCCGACGTCGTGCCACGGGCCCTCGCGCGGATCGAGGAGTTGGAGGTGGAGGACGTACCCAACGGCGGTGTTCATCTGCTGCCCGGGACCGCGGCCTTCCTGGACTCGCTGTCCTCCCCCAACTTCTCGGCTACGCTCGAAGCCCGGGGGACCCCCATCCGCTGGGCCGTCGTCACCTCCGCCACCCGCCGTCTCGCCGAGGCCCGGCTCGACGCCGTCGGCATCCTGCCCAAGACCCTGGTCGCCGCCGACGACGTCACCCGCGGCAAGCCCGACCCCGAGCCCTATCTGCTCGCCGCCCGCGAACTCGGCGTCGACCCGTCCCGCTGTGTCGTCTTCGAGGACGCCCCCGCGGGCCTGCGCGCAGGCCGCGCCGCCGGTATGACCACCGTGGCCTTGACCACAACCCACCAGGCCCATGAGCTCGACGCCGACCTGGTGGTGGAGAACCTGTCGGCCTTGTCGGCTCTGGTCACCGCCAAGAACGTGGAGATCTCCGTCCGCTCCTGA
- a CDS encoding MetQ/NlpA family ABC transporter substrate-binding protein, with protein MRNTVKFSTAVLAAGALTFGLSACGSSDSDSASDTSGPLVVAASPTPHAEILNYIKENLAKKAGLDLEVKEFQDYIVPNTATEDGSVDANYFQNQPYLDDFNKKRGTHIVPVVTVHLEPLGLYSHKVKSVDALKSGATVAVPNDAVNEARSLKLLAANGLITLKDGVGSEATPQDIAKNPKNLKFKEVEAAQTVRSLDDVDAAVVNGNYAISADLKPAKDALVLESAKNSPYGNFLAVKDGNQDDPRVKKLAKLLTSPEVKKFIEDKYAGSVIPSF; from the coding sequence GTGCGTAACACCGTAAAGTTCTCCACCGCCGTCCTCGCCGCCGGAGCCCTCACCTTCGGGCTCAGCGCCTGCGGTTCGTCGGACTCGGACTCCGCCTCCGACACCAGCGGACCGCTGGTCGTCGCCGCGAGCCCCACCCCGCACGCCGAGATCCTGAACTACATCAAGGAGAACCTGGCGAAGAAGGCGGGCCTCGACCTGGAGGTCAAGGAGTTCCAGGACTACATCGTGCCGAACACGGCGACCGAGGACGGCTCGGTGGACGCCAACTACTTCCAGAACCAGCCCTACCTCGACGACTTCAACAAGAAGCGCGGCACGCACATCGTGCCCGTCGTCACGGTGCATCTGGAGCCGCTCGGCCTCTACTCCCACAAGGTGAAGAGCGTCGACGCCCTGAAGAGCGGTGCGACCGTCGCGGTCCCGAACGACGCCGTCAACGAGGCCCGCTCCCTGAAGCTGCTCGCCGCCAACGGGCTGATCACGCTCAAGGACGGCGTCGGCAGCGAGGCGACCCCGCAGGACATCGCCAAGAACCCGAAGAACCTCAAGTTCAAGGAGGTCGAGGCGGCCCAGACCGTGCGCTCCCTCGACGACGTGGACGCGGCGGTGGTCAACGGCAACTACGCCATCTCCGCCGACCTCAAGCCGGCCAAGGACGCCCTCGTCCTGGAGTCCGCGAAGAACAGCCCCTACGGCAACTTCCTCGCGGTGAAGGACGGCAACCAGGACGACCCGCGCGTGAAGAAGCTCGCCAAGCTCCTCACCTCCCCCGAGGTCAAGAAGTTCATCGAGGACAAGTACGCCGGTTCGGTCATCCCCTCCTTCTGA
- a CDS encoding methionine ABC transporter permease has product MTWSEMQPLLEQACWDTLYMVGWSTVIAVVGGLPLGVLLVLTDRGGLLQNVVANKVIGQVVNVARSMPFIILMVALMGFTRSITGTTIGREAAIVPLAIGAIPFFARLVETAVREVDGGLVEAVQSMGGNTWTIVRKVLVPEALPSLIASTTTTIVALIGYSAMAGTVGAGGLGDIAIRYGYQRFETQLMWITVAILAVVISLIQFAGDFAARSLHRRGGRSGPAPKLRLLKASTADTKTV; this is encoded by the coding sequence GTGACCTGGTCCGAGATGCAGCCCCTGCTGGAGCAGGCGTGTTGGGACACCCTCTACATGGTCGGCTGGTCCACCGTCATCGCCGTCGTGGGCGGTCTGCCGCTCGGTGTCCTGCTCGTCCTCACCGACCGGGGCGGGCTCCTCCAGAACGTCGTCGCGAACAAGGTCATCGGGCAGGTCGTGAACGTCGCCCGCTCGATGCCGTTCATCATCCTCATGGTCGCGCTCATGGGCTTCACCCGCTCGATCACCGGCACGACCATCGGCCGCGAGGCCGCCATCGTGCCGCTCGCCATCGGCGCGATCCCGTTCTTCGCACGCCTCGTCGAGACGGCTGTCCGCGAAGTGGACGGCGGGCTGGTCGAGGCCGTGCAGTCGATGGGCGGCAACACCTGGACGATCGTCCGCAAGGTCCTCGTGCCGGAAGCGCTGCCCTCGCTCATCGCCAGCACCACCACCACGATCGTCGCGCTCATCGGCTACTCCGCGATGGCCGGCACCGTCGGCGCCGGCGGTCTCGGCGACATCGCCATCCGCTACGGCTACCAGCGCTTCGAGACCCAGCTGATGTGGATCACCGTCGCGATCCTCGCCGTCGTCATCTCGCTCATCCAGTTCGCCGGCGACTTCGCGGCCCGCTCGCTGCACCGCCGCGGCGGTCGCTCCGGCCCGGCGCCGAAGCTGCGGCTGCTGAAGGCCTCGACGGCGGACACCAAGACCGTCTGA
- a CDS encoding ATP-binding cassette domain-containing protein, producing MITTTGLTKVYRSRGREVTALDGVDLHVREGEVYGVIGQSGAGKSSLIRCVNLLERPTAGTVTVAGQDLTALAGRGQRAGKELRQARSRIGMVFQHFNLLSTRTVRDNVELPLEILGKSGKERSRKALELLELVGLADQAGAYPAQLSGGQKQRVGIARALAGDPKVLLSDEATSALDPETTRSILQLLRDLNRQLGLTVLLITHEMDVVKSVCDSAALMENGRIVESGTVSELLGTPGSELASALFPVGGAATGEDRTVIDVTFQGEAATRPVISQLSRTYNIDISILGAAIDTVGGLQVGRMRIELPGRYEDNVVPVGFLREQGLQIDIVGEPQLAKEGAK from the coding sequence GTGATCACGACAACAGGCCTGACCAAGGTCTACCGCTCGCGCGGCCGTGAGGTCACCGCCCTGGACGGCGTCGATCTCCATGTCCGCGAAGGCGAGGTGTACGGCGTCATCGGCCAGTCCGGCGCCGGCAAGTCCTCGCTCATCCGCTGCGTCAACCTGCTGGAGCGCCCCACCGCCGGCACCGTGACCGTCGCCGGACAGGACCTCACCGCCCTCGCGGGCCGCGGTCAGCGCGCCGGCAAGGAGCTGCGGCAGGCGCGCAGCCGTATCGGCATGGTCTTCCAGCACTTCAACCTGCTGTCCACCCGGACGGTCCGGGACAACGTCGAACTACCGCTGGAGATCCTCGGCAAGTCCGGCAAGGAGCGCTCCCGCAAGGCACTTGAGCTCCTGGAGCTCGTCGGACTCGCCGACCAGGCGGGCGCCTACCCGGCCCAGCTCTCCGGCGGCCAGAAGCAGCGCGTCGGCATCGCCCGCGCCCTGGCCGGCGACCCCAAGGTGCTGCTGTCCGACGAGGCCACCAGCGCCCTCGACCCCGAGACCACGCGCTCGATCCTCCAGCTGCTGCGCGACCTGAACCGGCAGTTGGGCCTCACCGTCCTGCTCATCACCCACGAGATGGACGTCGTGAAGTCGGTCTGCGACTCGGCGGCCCTGATGGAGAACGGTCGCATCGTGGAGTCCGGCACGGTCAGTGAACTGCTCGGGACTCCCGGCTCCGAGCTGGCCTCCGCTCTCTTCCCCGTCGGCGGCGCCGCCACCGGCGAGGACCGGACCGTCATCGACGTGACCTTCCAGGGGGAGGCGGCCACCCGGCCCGTCATCTCCCAGCTCTCGCGCACCTACAACATCGACATATCGATCCTCGGGGCCGCCATCGACACCGTCGGCGGCCTCCAGGTCGGCCGGATGCGCATCGAACTGCCCGGCCGCTACGAGGACAACGTGGTGCCGGTGGGCTTCCTGCGCGAACAGGGCCTGCAGATCGACATCGTCGGTGAGCCCCAGCTGGCGAAGGAAGGTGCCAAGTGA